The Ipomoea triloba cultivar NCNSP0323 chromosome 14, ASM357664v1 region ATTATGTTCCTACAGTTAACTGTTTCTATATATGTAAACAAGTAACTTGATAATCAccgacacataatatgatagctacaagtacagaaactgtcaactgcATATACAGAATGTATTGtaggttatttttggaccatgatataatttgccgaaTTTATAGGGaagatttaaataaaaaataaaaaatagcagAAGAAAAGAAGGAAATATTTGTACCTGACTGGATTTGAGATCTTTCTTGATTATTCCCGGAATCGGAGCCGGAGGTCTGGATCTACTTGACTTGTTTAGCACGGCAACCGAATTATTACCCATGCAAAGCCGCATAATCTTCTCCCCAACCTCCCCACCTCCATCGTGCTTACTTTGCTTAATCAACTTCTCTACCTCCGCTTTAGGCAGCCGTAACTTGAGCCGCACGCCACCGCCGTTCTCCGGCGACTTCAAGAACGAGAAATCCGACGCCGACTTGCTACGAGCCAGCATTAGGCTCTCGAGCCGAGCCTCGGCGCTCATATGGATCCCCGACGACCGGACCCGCCGCGGCGCCGCTCTctccgccggcgccggcgccggctcCGTCACTAGAAAGTAGACCTTTTTGGGCTGCAGTTGCTGCTCCGCCTCTAACGGCTTCGCTCGGAACCCGAAATTCTTAACCGCTTCGGAATCTACCAAAATGTGGCCCGGATTTGCCTTAACCACCTCGCCGGCGTCCACCGGAATCTTGAATTCGGTTGTTTGGCCGTCTACTCTCATCACCTTAGCTACCTTCTTCCCTCCTAGACAATTTCCCATTTTTTGTAACACTAAATTTATGCTCtaatgtatgtgtgtatatatatagggatgaggACAGGGTTGTTAAAAAAAGTAAGGACAAATCACAATCCTTCATTATTGTCCATTATAATTCATCAACagttagtaaaaaaatattgggttaattttataatgaaaaaattgtaatttatgtcctaacaaatatatcaattatcaatgtcaccatTGAATTATTAGTGCTGTAAATGTTGttccttaattttcaaaacgtgacatatattgtccctttcttgaattattagtggtgtaaatgtggtTAATCGTCGTCTTCCTTATTCTAAGACcatgttttttttcttccatttttttcttttgttctccTTCTACCGACAACAatgtttctccttcttcctattagaggaggggcaatatatgtcacgttttgaaaattgatgagcaatatttacaccactaataattcagagatgacattgataattgatatatttgtgaGGGgcgtaaattacaatttttccttttataattattgagaacttttgaatttttaataattataaaaagaacCCATATTTTTTCCTTATATTCTCTTAATCTTCAACATTTATCTATCAAAATGAATAGATCATATTAGTCTCACTTTTTTTACACAGAAACTTATTCAATTCTCATatgaacccttccctatatatatgaaaataaaagatTTCAGGACTTTTTATTCTAATGCAACTATGTAGGACGAACTCAAACCTACAAGTAGCTAAACTgtcaatttattttaagttaattaatcaaCCAATTAAATAGTACTCagacaaattaaaccaaataattaagCTAAAGACACCTGTTATTATTTTCGGTTTAGGTATAACCGTAGTCTAAGTATGAGACATCAAAATCTTTTGGTTTGACGAGAATTTCAAAAGATCAAAATTCAAGGAAATTAAAAGCTTTTAGGACAAGGTAGTAGTTGTTAGTTTAATGTTCATTATTATTATGGGGCCAAAGAAAGAGTAGTAGGGAGATCTTGAAAATTGGATCCTCTTTGACAAATAATAttagaacaaaaatattttggtaCTCAAGTTGTCATTTTCTTGTAGATAGAAAACAGTTATATTTTGCTGTGTAATTGCATGGGAAGCCATGTTCTCAGTCCATGCACCTTTGTACAAATATGACTTTTGGACTTGCAGTCTTGTTCATGGTGTAAAGTTACTTTGAACCATTGGATTGAGTCTAAGAAACTTTATTAAATGAAAGTGACCTTTGACCGGGCATGTTATATGTCTCAATGAGAATTTAAAGTGGGATATGATTTACATCAATTGTTAGACCATAGACCAgggttcatattacattgtgaaccctgatataaaaattgtttatttatattctgtacctacagttaaccgTTTCTgcacatgtaaacaaataacttaataattgctaatacataatatgatagctacatcTGTACGTCAATTGCAtatacagaatgtgtcaactacaaatacggaatctgaatgttatttttggaccaggttTACAATGTTAGGTAgatcctggtccatggtataatttgcggGTTTACATATTGCAATCAAGGGAGCTATTTGGAGCATGCAATGACTTGTTCAACACATATTCCTCAATGAGAATTTAAAGTAAGATTTACATATTACCATCAAGGAAGCTATTGGATCTATgacttttaatttcttcaagtTTGGAGATCGAGTTCCTCTCTAATTAATAAAGGGGCTTGTCTCGAAAAGGGTAACCGAGTGGATAGATCATGATTCTTTTAACtgaaggtcacgagttcaattcttgtcaacATTTTTCTGGTCAAGCATgtctcacaaagtcttcttggTGTAATTGACCTCTTTTGTGTGGTTTCCGGGCTATGGTAgttagggctgttaacgaaccgaacataaacgaacggaggctgttcgtgttcgtttgttaaggaatttggggtgttcgtgttcgtgttcgtttgttaaggtttttgaaaatcctgttcgtgttcgtttgttaagcgttcgttagtgttcgttaacgttcgcgaacatgttcacgaacgtgttcgttaacgttaacaaacacgttcacaaacatgttcatttacgttcatgaacacgttcgtgaacacttaataaccaaacacctgcacatgttcatgaacacaatttgtttgcgaacaataaataatctgcaTTCACATTttcacgaacaattatatatatatatatatatatatatatatatatatatatatatatatatatatatatatatatatatatatatatatatatatatataNNNNNNNNNNNNNNNNNNNNNNNNNNNNNNNNNNNNNNNNNNNNNNNNNNNNNNNNNNNNNNNNNNNNNNNNNNNNNNNNNNNNNNNNNNNNNNNNNNNNNNNNNNNNNNNNNNNNNNNNNNNNNNNNNNNNNNNNNNNNNNNNNNNNNNNNNNNNNNNNNNNNNNNNNNNNNNNNNNNNNNNNNNNNNNNNNNNNNNNNNNNNNNNNNNNNNNNNNNNNNNNNNNNNNNNNNNNNNNNNNNNNNNNNNNNNNNTTTTGCTGTGTAATTGCATGGGAAGCCATGTTCTCAGTCCATGCACCTTTGTACAAATATGACTTTTGGACTTGCAGTCTTGTTCATGGTGTAAAGTTACTTTGAACCATTGGATTGAGTCTAAGAAACTTTATTAAATGAAAGTGACCTTTGACCGGGCATGTTATATGTCTCAATGAGAATTTAAAGTGGGATATGATTTACATCAATTGTTAGACCATAGACCAgggttcatattacattgtgaaccctgatataaaaattgtttatttatattctgtacctacagttaaccgTTTCTgcacatgtaaacaaataacttaataattgctaatacataatatgatagctacatcTGTACGTCAATTGCAtatacagaatgtgtcaactacaaatacggaatctgaatgttatttttggaccaggttTACAATGTTAGGTAgatcctggtccatggtataatttgcggGTTTACATATTGCAATCAAGGGAGCTATTTGGAGCATGCAATGACTTGTTCAACACATATTCCTCAATGAGAATTTAAAGTAAGATTTACATATTACCATCAAGGAAGCTATTGGATCTATgacttttaatttcttcaagtTTGGAGATCGAGTTCCTCTCTAATTAATAAAGGGGCTTGTCTCGAAAAGGGTAACCGAGTGGATAGATCATGATTCTTTTAACtgaaggtcacgagttcaattcttgtcaacATTTTTCTGGTCAAGCATgtctcacaaagtcttcttggTGTAATTGACCTCTTTTGTGTGGTTTCCGGGCTATGGTAgttagggctgttaacgaaccgaacataaacgaacggaggctgttcgtgttcgtttgttaaggaatttggggtgttcgtgttcgtgttcgtttgttaaggtttttgaaaatcctgttcgtgttcgtttgttaagcgttcgttagtgttcgttaacgttcgcgaacatgttcacgaacgtgttcgttaacgttaacaaacacgttcacaaacatgttcatttacgttcatgaacacgttcgtgaacacttaataaccaaacacctgcacatgttcatgaacacaatttgtttgcgaacaataaataatctgcaTTCACATTttcacgaacaattatatatatatatatatatatatatatatataaacatgttcgcgaacattaattaacaaacactaaacgagcttgttcgccaacactactaaacgaacacaaacgagcttgttcacgaacactactaaacgaaaacaaatgagcttgttcgcgaacacttagcaaacgagcttaccactgttcagactctgttcgtttattaaccgagctctaaattttgtttgttaatgttcgtttaccttaataaacgaacataaacgaacgcttaccgagctcgaacacgagtggTTTGTCGAAaactctgttcgctaacagccctaATGGTAGTGACGGAGAAAAAAACTTACaaaagataatataaataattaatacattctgtataaatagaaaaatttaaaatttaaaataatttgtaagtGTACAAGAAAGAAAATACAGCGTATGGGTTAAACACCGCATTTAATTACaccaacacatttttttttaaattctcatTAAACCTTATTGTCATTggcttttattatattttattatattttagattagattagataaataataataataataataataataataataataataataataataatactttttgtttttgttgttattacACATGCAACAATAGGAGAGGAGAAGTGGTAAGCGTTATTCATGAGatagattttaaattttacacatgcaataatataaattcaatctaaattattttaaataaaataaattatatttataaacttaATCAACCTTAATTTGTATGACATCTGCTTTGAATTGGTTCTAGTGTGAACCTAGGAATTCACATGGAGATTCCTTCCATCCATCGACATGCACgttatattttttcttagttACGAAGCTGCATGAATTTAATGAATTGGAATTATTTTTCAACTATTTTTAGATTGGTATGGTCTACCTGTCTCCATGATGGAAACAATTGCCAGGTTAAGTCTCTCCATAAATAAATCTCAAAAAGGGTGATTGAGCAGTAAAGTATGATTCTCATATGTATAAAAAAGTGATTATCCATTGATATTGGGAACAACTGTATGTTGTGCTGACTAGTCACACTAGCTCTATTTGACAGGCCTTACTGAAAAACTAGTTGAAAGCTGAAGGCTGAACAACTAATAGCTAACAAGCTatctaattgaaattaaagtatttggtaaaattgGCAAAAACTAAGATATTAGGAATTGGCAAAAACTCGtgcgagaccgtctcacgaattctTGTccatgagacaggtcgggtcaagataaaatgtgatacttatattagcaaatgtaatactaaatcatgaataaaatgtttattacataTATGAGAAAATGTATTATTTGATTGAGCAAatgtattaataattaaaacttatttttatttatttgtttcaatATCTAcataaaattatgtaattattttataaataattattatgttattaatgtattttttaataaatatatgcatatttttATATGTCTTTTTACTTCTTAACAACTAATCATAAatacttaattttactaaacatttCTCTACAGATCGCTAGTCAAAACCATAATCGTTAAATAAGTCCACTATGTTATATTGTTTTTGAATCGTTAATAAGTTAAGAACACCAATGTAGTGCCAGATACACCAAAACATGTGTTACATTCCTTTGATGATGTTGGATTcctaaaaagaaattatttatttaagttttttaaaaaattataaattataaatattgacATAACGATATTTCAAACGTGGTAGTTACTTCCATGTTACTAATGCACCAATTATTTTCTATTGCATAACAAAGTTAGCATTTGTCTTCAAATGAAGGTAtcacatttattaattattattatgaatagaAAGAAAATGCGAcctttttataaataaaatgactGTATTTAACGACAAATATCACcaactctttttatttataaatagaaatgatgttttttaatattgtatttttttgtgATGAGAAAAAATCCGCAAGCACTATCTGATGGTGTGCACTGAGTAAATCTTATGTTGTGACCCTAATTGACAAACGATCATATTGAATTAAACTAACTTAAGTTGTCTATAATTGATCAGTCCAATCAAAAAAGTCAATAAATTACTCTCTCTTAAAATTGAACTTGTAACGctataattatcaagtcacaTTGTAAAAATTTTCACCTCGAGAACATGGTgtgataattttaattttctataactATTATTGCACCTAATTCGTTGAAAATTTTCATAGCTTAGTGAATTTCAAAGTGTGGATCATGATTCGTGGGATCCCATGTGCTCTTCCCATAGTTTGAGGACCAGCCTCCTCGCCCATCAAGTTTAATAACAGTTAAAATAgggataaatatatatactctctCCATCCCATTTTAATTCATCTAACAATATTTacctgaagttatttttaatttaattttttatattattaaatttagtattagtatatgtaaatttatatatttaaaatctaCATTAAAAGtgttattaaatacaaaaaataaaatttaaaaataattaaaaaatttactaaaacaaaagtaaaaaaaaaaaaaagagttgatttgactcataaatagtaaacaagaaaaataaaatgagacataaagagtataaaataattttttttaaatgattataTTACTTAAAAGTGGagtttttgactgaaatgggaAGTTTTGGGGGGTTGagggaaaataatttaatgtgtatttttaacccttatttatttatttatgggtGATTTGGTAGTTTTTCACGTAGTTTCCTTAATTGCATGTGGtttcattatatattatattatcttgcatgattttaagaaaatataactatgattttaatgagttttcctttcattttcttttattcttctttaatttttccggTGGTGACTACTTGACATGGCTTCATGATTGTTTTGTTtgcttttttgtttgtttgtttttttattcataGGAGTATGCTTTTGATTAGGTTTGTTGATAAATATGTGATTTTAGAAGGGGGTGCATCTTATCGTAGGCCATTGAGCTATGCATTAAATAACATAGGATTGTGGGTTGTGCATTGGTTGGAGGGCGTCATGTATTATCGCTTTCGGCATACGGTGGTGAGAACGGCGGGATTGGGTGGGGAGGCCGCCGGCGGTGAAACGGTGGTTACCGCACGGTCGGTGTTGGTAGGTTGGTGAGCCATAGGATTAGGTGATTGGAGAGAATAACGCCTAACactactgataccagatgaaccATTGGTATTCTGTCTAATAGTTACAGAGTGATAGAGGGAGAGTCCTATATGAGCAGAACTCTCCTATTCCCTAGCTAATACAGTATTGACTAGGTACATTATTGACTGAGCAtaaaatacaatacaatataataaagagaataataatatggttaatattttcttttcttttttaaaaaaattttttttggtgatattaaaaatgtacatacatacatatacacatacatatatacacacaaacacacacatacataaagCTATAACACTATTAATAGTGATTGATGAGCTCCTCGTTTATGGGGTGGAACCTGAACCCCACCGACAGCAAGCTCAGCGACCGCAACACCGTCGCTGTCGATCTTTCTAACGGAAGTATTGCCAGAGATGGTTGAATGTCCGAGTGTTACATTTTCATGGCTAGAGACCGTCACCAGAGAAGTCTACAAACTCGAAGTCTCGAAGGCAGATCTAGGGTTTCCTATGTACATAGCTAGAGAGGTTAAAGAATGAGCTCTTGTACTTGAGACTATAAGTATGAGTAGATGAGGTTAGAGGGACTTACCAGAGAAGCGGAGAGCCAGAGACCCTATGGTTCTCACCTGTCTTGAGCGGCAGTCTCCGGAGATGATGGCTAGGCGGAGTCAGAGGGTTTGAGGTGAGGAGTGGGAGAGGCAGGCAAGGCGTGCAAATGAGGGTTGAAATCTCAAATCCTCACAtaaagcctatatatatatatatatatatatatatatatatatatatatatatatatatatatatatatataaaattatttccGATCACTAAAAAAGACTAATTTAAACAATTTCAAAAGGCCGAAATAATTTTCCTACCACCCTTCAAAAATGGTCGAAATTTCTGACCATTTTCGTCCAACCCAACTCTTCgtcgaaaaaataaaaataaaaaagtcacTTTTTTCGACCATTTTTGTAGGTGGTCAGAGAAATGATCGGAAAATTACAGATTTCCAATAGTGTATATACAtgtcttaataattaatacggagtaactattattaatattattgcctaataattatttatggtaatatatatatatatatatatatatatatatatatatatatatatatatcaactgtTACATAATGCATTGTCATCTTGTCATGAAAACTCGGCTGAACAATGAGTTACAAAAATAAGTATTTAGCATACCAAAAGAACAAATTATGAGCCATCCATATTAAATGTCCTATAATGACTTGAAGCCTCAATGAAGGTGCATGCATTCacaatttaatttcattacaaTTTAGTATAGCAGTTTCAATTATGCATCATCAtacttaaattaattataaaatatatataattgatgtaattaaaataaaaagtatttataaatatcatataattaatagattccatattgaatttatttcaatcatttaatatttgatcattaatatattttatcatatttcaaggttctttatttttttcatagcAGCAGCAGAGGAGCGGTACAACAACGCCACAGAAACCTTTTTTATAGCCTTTGTTTTCGCACGGTTCTAAGCAGTTTCTATCGGACCCGCATTTCTTAGTCAAACAGTGTGGCACACTTTGGATTTGGCTTTCTCCAAGCATGATTATTGGACCCATCTCTGCTCAtaattaaatcaagaaaataacaataacaataataataataataataataacacaccCTATTATCTATAGAAATAAAgtataatacaatataaaataataaatatgtagtACAATTGCAAGAAATTTTCATGATTTAATTTTGTCGATTTATATCCTGGACCTCAGTCTGAAATTTTCATATACCAGATTACTGGCCCTCTAAAGCACATGAGGAGGTAAATCAAGGCAAACTAATTTTGAGACTCaatatcaatttatatatacattgttCACAAGGAGTCCATCTCAAACCAAAAGCCCTAATGTTCATGGCAAGAATTAGAACCCGCATTACAAGGAAAAGAAAGTCTTTAGTGAGACTTCATTCTCATCTACTAAATCAATTTCGTAGGCAACAACATCATTTTTAAGTCAAGACATGACACATCCTTTAATTTAGGTAGTACCACAAAAATCTTTAATTcgcatattaaaaaaattcaaaagaaaaaaaaaacaaatattaccaGTAAATGAAAGGAACAATAAGAGGAATA contains the following coding sequences:
- the LOC116005180 gene encoding uncharacterized protein At1g66480-like is translated as MGNCLGGKKVAKVMRVDGQTTEFKIPVDAGEVVKANPGHILVDSEAVKNFGFRAKPLEAEQQLQPKKVYFLVTEPAPAPAERAAPRRVRSSGIHMSAEARLESLMLARSKSASDFSFLKSPENGGGVRLKLRLPKAEVEKLIKQSKHDGGGEVGEKIMRLCMGNNSVAVLNKSSRSRPPAPIPGIIKKDLKSSQKRVGFREIQQEAEA